The genomic interval GTCCTCAATTCCTGGCCTTCTGAGGATAAACTCCATTGGGGATGATCTACTTGACTATTCTTCACTTCCACCTCTCATGGATCCTCCTTATGGCAACACCAACACCACTAACCCACTTTCATCAACTAAATCACAATCAGAGGGTTATTATCTTCCCAGTTTCTCCATCAACAACCACCACCAGCTTCTCATCAAGCCAGAAGACCACCACAGAAGCTATGAGATTCCCACAATCAGTTACACCTCCAACCAAGCCAATCTCAACAACAACGTTAACCCAATTGGAAACAACACACTCTCACAACCCTCAAACATGTTCTCTGATTACTATGTGCACCAAAACAGGATCAGAAGTTCCATCATGCCAAGTATTGAAGGCTCGGGTTTCGGTAACAACAACAACATTACCAACCACGATCAAGCTATCCTTAGAGCATTTGCAGCCAAGAACAACGAGCACTTGGGAGGAATACTGGAGAAACAGTGCAAGATGGAGCAATTCTCTTCTAACCACTCACAAGAAACGGGCTTAAGCAACGACAGAAACACTGAAACATCCTCGGTGGTTTCGAAGCAGGACAACATGGGAAGAAATCGCGCATTGTACGAGGATCTTGAAGGTCCTTCTTCAGTTGCACCTCTCTCAGATTTGGAATGCCTGCAGTGGGATGACTACTGAAGAGGAAAAGAGAATTACATAAAGCAAGTTTGCAGATCCATGGGTTTTTCATTTTGGGATCATCAGCATCATGCATAGTAATTAATCATCACAtacctttttcttctttcttttttttattttggtttcaAACAGTCCTCTACATACTGATTTTATCATCATAAACGTGATCATACACAGTACTAGACATGATATATAGGAAAGTTCTTGGGTACACATACACTGTATAGATTTATGATATCCAGGTCTTTTCTATGTTAGTTTTTGTATTCATAGGTTTTATCGAGGGTAAGGACTTGATGAATCGTGTACATCTATATTCTTTTGTTATATTAGTGGCTTTGTTTTTCTCATTCTCCTCTTTCCATTTTTTAGCTGCTTCATATATTCCAACTTCAACTCGTCGCTTTTTCACAAACAAATCACAACCCTCTTTGTATTTCTTCCCATTTCTTCTTCTAGATTATATCCAACTCTAGATTATTTAGCACTCCTTATAAATTACCCTTTGATTTCTTCTCCtgcataatatatttttatacgctGTCGAATATGTATTTGTGAACTGTGACACCCCACCAACAGTGAGGAGCATTAATTCCTAAGAAaattgtgcattttcttttctcCTTTGCCAACCTGTGAATTTAAAGCTTCCATTCACCTAGCTAGCTAGTGCCTACCTCTAAGATACGACTACTGTTTCCTTTCAAAATTTCATGAACACCGCAAGATATGGTGCCTTTCATCTCGTCCAAATTTTAGTCTCCTGACCAAATTATTACTGAATTGAAAATGATAAGTATGAGGCTATAGCAGAATCTCAAGATatatatttaagatatttttatcaTAGTAAATCCgtgtgataaataaataaattgtttttaaggGCATCAATGAAACTTAACTAAATTTggttaataaatataaatggaGTAATGAATATGTTATACTGGAATCTGAGTGACCACCGATTAGTCTAGCATGTGATGTGAATAATTCCACGAAACTGCGCATAAGATGCCTCATGTGGAAGAGCATTTCCAAAATATTATCGTGTGTTGCACGGACGAAAAAGGAAATGAAAGGAGAGAAAAAgatttagaaatttaaattgcaataaagaaaaagaatattttttgttttttattttctttaacctACATCAATAAGCCATTAATAAACCACGTATCTCTTTGTGGTTTACACGTTTTATtagaatatttaatttttttaatttttttattattctttttcaaA from Phaseolus vulgaris cultivar G19833 chromosome 1, P. vulgaris v2.0, whole genome shotgun sequence carries:
- the LOC137813754 gene encoding NAC domain-containing protein 87-like translates to MEEPIVLNKGEEPLDLPPGFRFHPTDEEIITHYLTEKVKNSSFSAIAIGEADLNKCEPWDLPKKAKIGEKEWYFFCQKDRKYPTGMRTNRATESGYWKATGKDKEIYKGKGNLVGMKKTLVFYRGRAPKGEKTNWVMHEFRLEGKFASYNLPKAAKDEWVVSRVFHKNTDVKKSSIPGLLRINSIGDDLLDYSSLPPLMDPPYGNTNTTNPLSSTKSQSEGYYLPSFSINNHHQLLIKPEDHHRSYEIPTISYTSNQANLNNNVNPIGNNTLSQPSNMFSDYYVHQNRIRSSIMPSIEGSGFGNNNNITNHDQAILRAFAAKNNEHLGGILEKQCKMEQFSSNHSQETGLSNDRNTETSSVVSKQDNMGRNRALYEDLEGPSSVAPLSDLECLQWDDY